A region of Domibacillus sp. DTU_2020_1001157_1_SI_ALB_TIR_016 DNA encodes the following proteins:
- a CDS encoding YgiT-type zinc finger protein: MLASCNYCHHGVLLPSLDIACLYYKGRTLFIHNVPYGHCTHCGNRDYDSLQASRVQALEAFEQYGITSIDFVQSPERI; encoded by the coding sequence GTGTTAGCGAGTTGTAATTATTGTCATCATGGAGTTTTGTTGCCGTCTCTGGATATTGCCTGCCTTTACTATAAAGGACGAACATTGTTTATTCACAACGTGCCATATGGCCACTGTACCCATTGCGGAAACAGAGACTATGATTCTTTGCAAGCGAGCAGAGTACAGGCCTTGGAAGCATTTGAACAATACGGAATCACATCCATTGATTTCGTTCAAAGTCCTGAAAGAATATAA
- a CDS encoding protein adenylyltransferase SelO, producing the protein MIKENKSTQTGWNFDNSYTRLPKAFFSAIDVNPVRSPKLVVLNDSLAASLGLDAQELRKAEAVEVLAGNQVPEGGAKIAQAYAGHQFGHFTMLGDGRALLVGEQITPTGDRFDIQLKGSGRTPYSRGGDGRAALGPMLREYIISEAMYALGIPTTRSLSVVTTGEIVNRETGLTGAVMTRVAASHLRVGTFEFAAQWGSGEDLRSLADYTIARHYSHIEANEDRYLSLLRELIKRQAALIAKWQLVGFIHGVMNTDNMTISGETIDYGPCAFMDVYDPETVFSSIDIHGRYAYKNQPPIGGWNLARFAETLLPLLHQDQDEAVNLAQKELTDYPEIYRSNWLAGMRAKLGILNEEAGDEALIEELLSLMHKHRADYTNTFRALTSDEQEDTALFKAPEFTEWQKRWHERLDRQPESKEASQQVMRNNNPAVIPRNHRVEAALEAAGQGDYSVMEKLVKALSQPYAHSQEQAEYTCLPEPTLRPYRTFCGT; encoded by the coding sequence ATGATAAAGGAAAACAAATCAACCCAAACAGGCTGGAACTTTGACAACAGTTATACCCGTCTTCCAAAAGCATTTTTCTCTGCTATTGATGTAAATCCTGTACGCTCACCGAAGCTTGTCGTTCTGAATGATTCACTGGCTGCCTCTCTTGGACTGGATGCACAGGAACTGAGGAAAGCAGAAGCGGTGGAAGTGTTAGCCGGTAACCAGGTCCCTGAAGGCGGCGCAAAAATTGCGCAGGCATATGCAGGTCATCAATTTGGACACTTCACCATGCTGGGGGATGGCCGTGCATTACTTGTTGGCGAGCAGATTACACCTACTGGTGACCGTTTTGACATTCAGCTTAAAGGTTCAGGCCGGACACCTTATTCACGCGGAGGCGACGGCCGGGCAGCACTGGGTCCGATGCTGCGCGAATACATTATCAGCGAAGCAATGTATGCGCTCGGAATTCCGACTACCCGCAGCCTGTCTGTTGTCACAACAGGTGAAATCGTTAACCGCGAAACCGGCCTGACAGGTGCGGTCATGACCCGTGTAGCGGCGAGCCACCTGCGTGTCGGTACTTTTGAATTTGCGGCTCAATGGGGTTCCGGGGAAGACTTACGCAGCCTGGCTGATTACACCATTGCGCGCCATTATTCACATATCGAGGCAAATGAAGACCGGTATCTTTCACTGCTTCGTGAATTGATTAAGCGCCAGGCTGCTTTAATAGCCAAATGGCAGCTGGTCGGGTTTATCCATGGGGTTATGAATACAGACAATATGACCATCAGTGGAGAAACCATTGATTACGGTCCTTGCGCTTTTATGGACGTATATGATCCAGAGACCGTTTTCAGCTCTATTGATATTCATGGCCGTTACGCGTATAAAAATCAGCCGCCGATCGGTGGCTGGAACCTGGCAAGATTCGCTGAAACGCTGCTGCCGCTTCTGCATCAAGATCAGGATGAAGCCGTCAACCTTGCTCAAAAAGAATTAACGGATTATCCTGAGATTTACCGCTCGAACTGGCTGGCAGGAATGAGAGCCAAACTAGGCATCCTAAACGAAGAAGCAGGGGATGAAGCGCTTATTGAAGAACTTCTCAGCCTGATGCATAAACATCGTGCAGACTATACGAATACGTTCCGTGCCTTAACATCTGATGAGCAGGAAGATACGGCTTTGTTTAAAGCACCGGAATTTACTGAATGGCAAAAACGCTGGCACGAGAGACTGGACAGACAGCCCGAATCAAAAGAGGCTTCGCAGCAAGTAATGCGTAACAATAATCCGGCTGTGATCCCGCGGAATCACCGGGTAGAAGCCGCCCTAGAAGCGGCGGGGCAGGGCGATTACAGTGTGATGGAAAAGCTGGTGAAGGCTCTTTCTCAGCCATATGCTCATTCCCAGGAACAGGCGGAATATACGTGCCTTCCAGAGCCGACTTTACGCCCGTACCGTACTTTCTGCGGGACATGA
- a CDS encoding general stress protein, whose translation MEEKKFIYVYYDEDDLLWKINALKEEGYKEEDMYIIVKDKEEILMTKGQMDINVESAGLQSWRDRFAAFLLGEKPVRDALLRIGLSTGMCEEEAEKHYTDVITGGMLLYVDTNSQNNSEQFNPASQYTGQDPEDYSI comes from the coding sequence ATGGAAGAAAAAAAATTTATATATGTGTATTATGACGAAGACGATTTGTTGTGGAAAATCAATGCTTTAAAAGAAGAAGGCTATAAGGAAGAGGATATGTACATTATCGTAAAGGATAAAGAAGAGATCTTGATGACAAAAGGGCAGATGGATATTAATGTGGAATCAGCCGGCCTTCAATCCTGGCGGGATCGCTTTGCCGCATTCCTATTAGGGGAAAAGCCTGTCCGTGACGCTTTGCTTCGTATAGGGCTGTCTACAGGAATGTGTGAGGAAGAAGCAGAAAAACATTATACAGATGTTATCACCGGCGGCATGCTGCTCTACGTGGATACAAATTCACAAAACAATAGTGAGCAATTTAATCCGGCAAGCCAATACACAGGTCAGGATCCGGAAGATTATTCAATCTGA
- a CDS encoding NADH:flavin oxidoreductase, whose protein sequence is MPDTNILFQKVKLGSTELENRVSVAPMTRTSATPEGLATGQMDSYYTSFARGGFGLIITEGIYPDQKYSQGYFNQPGITDEEQTAAWKKVVDSVHQAGAKIFAQLMHAGALSQGNRFMEDSIGPSSVQPKGEQMEFYGGSGSFPKPKEASKEDIQDVIKGFTEAAVRAKTAGFDGVEIHGANGYILDQFLTDYTNQRTDEYGGSIENRVRLLVEVSNAVREAVGEDFTVGIRIAQGKVNDYEHKWAEKEKEAEIIFGQLGNAPLDFIHVTEYEAWQPAFPEGEGTAAVDSAFGDGGPSLAALAKKYGKQPVIANGHLEKPELAVSIVEKGEADVVSLGKGALANHDWVKKVKEGEPLAEFQPEKVLSPDAKIKDFEAQG, encoded by the coding sequence GTGCCTGATACAAACATTTTATTTCAAAAAGTAAAACTGGGAAGTACAGAATTGGAAAACCGGGTAAGTGTGGCGCCTATGACACGTACGAGTGCAACACCTGAAGGGCTTGCGACTGGCCAAATGGATTCTTACTATACATCATTTGCCCGTGGCGGTTTTGGCCTCATTATTACAGAGGGGATTTACCCGGATCAAAAATACAGCCAGGGCTATTTCAATCAGCCTGGCATCACAGATGAAGAGCAAACAGCGGCCTGGAAGAAAGTAGTCGACTCTGTTCACCAGGCCGGTGCCAAAATCTTTGCGCAGCTGATGCATGCAGGTGCGCTTTCGCAAGGAAATCGTTTTATGGAAGACTCAATCGGTCCTTCTTCAGTCCAGCCCAAAGGGGAGCAAATGGAGTTCTATGGAGGAAGCGGCTCATTTCCGAAACCAAAAGAAGCCTCAAAAGAAGATATTCAGGACGTCATTAAAGGATTCACAGAAGCGGCAGTAAGGGCAAAAACAGCTGGATTTGATGGAGTCGAAATTCACGGAGCCAACGGCTATATCCTGGATCAATTTTTAACGGACTACACGAACCAGCGTACAGATGAGTACGGCGGCTCGATTGAAAACCGGGTGCGCCTGCTTGTTGAGGTATCCAATGCTGTCCGGGAAGCGGTTGGAGAAGATTTTACGGTAGGCATCCGGATCGCGCAAGGAAAAGTGAATGATTATGAACATAAATGGGCGGAAAAAGAAAAAGAAGCCGAAATCATTTTCGGCCAATTGGGGAATGCACCATTAGACTTCATTCATGTGACAGAATATGAAGCGTGGCAGCCGGCATTTCCGGAAGGAGAAGGAACCGCGGCTGTGGATTCTGCTTTTGGTGACGGCGGTCCTTCTTTAGCTGCCCTGGCTAAAAAATATGGAAAACAGCCTGTTATTGCAAATGGGCATTTAGAAAAGCCAGAACTTGCTGTCAGTATTGTTGAAAAAGGAGAAGCGGATGTAGTTTCGCTTGGTAAAGGAGCTCTTGCGAATCATGACTGGGTCAAAAAAGTCAAAGAAGGGGAGCCATTAGCGGAATTTCAGCCAGAGAAAGTGTTAAGCCCAGATGCGAAAATTAAGGATTTTGAAGCGCAAGGATAA
- a CDS encoding YitT family protein: protein MAKYMYYTTGIVILTLGVTLTIQSDLGVSPFDALLVGLAANLGLTVGSWEVIIAFILIGCNSMLKKQKPEFSGLLTALITGISIDVWLFSLGTFVTPELWVTKFLCFSIGLLTIGMGTAIYLYADFAPIPVDRFMLIIRELTKMNIWLTKTIIYILFLSLSLLFQGPVGVGTILAVCLGGPILHYCMALTDFKLKPPSSKQPGI, encoded by the coding sequence ATGGCGAAATATATGTACTACACAACGGGGATCGTTATTCTCACGCTTGGTGTTACACTTACAATACAGTCAGACCTCGGCGTGTCTCCTTTTGATGCTCTGCTAGTCGGTTTAGCCGCCAATCTAGGGTTGACAGTAGGGAGCTGGGAAGTGATCATTGCTTTTATCTTAATTGGCTGCAATTCGATGTTAAAAAAGCAGAAACCAGAGTTTTCCGGCTTGTTAACGGCCTTGATTACAGGAATCAGCATTGATGTATGGCTTTTTTCACTGGGCACTTTCGTTACGCCAGAGTTATGGGTTACTAAATTTTTATGTTTTAGCATAGGTCTTTTAACAATAGGGATGGGCACCGCCATTTACTTATACGCCGATTTCGCCCCTATCCCTGTTGATCGCTTTATGCTTATCATCCGGGAATTAACCAAAATGAACATATGGCTTACGAAAACAATCATTTATATTCTTTTCCTCTCTTTATCTCTTTTGTTTCAAGGACCTGTTGGCGTTGGAACGATACTAGCTGTTTGTTTAGGGGGTCCTATTCTTCATTACTGTATGGCTTTGACAGACTTTAAGCTAAAACCTCCTTCTTCTAAACAGCCAGGCATTTAA
- a CDS encoding GNAT family N-acetyltransferase: MDAIKITLESELKKAFSIRKEVFVDEQGVPLEDEFDKFDTLEGPVLHILVYYQDQAVGTGRIRWADSVGKLERICILKPYRQFGLGKVIIKALETIAKEQGTSQVKLHGQIQAEGFYKKLGYYAASDVFMEDGIPHLLMKKELSAEPL, encoded by the coding sequence ATGGATGCAATAAAAATAACATTAGAAAGTGAATTAAAAAAAGCTTTTTCCATCAGGAAAGAAGTGTTTGTTGACGAACAAGGAGTACCTTTAGAAGACGAATTTGATAAATTTGATACTCTTGAGGGACCCGTTCTGCATATATTGGTTTACTATCAGGATCAAGCTGTTGGAACGGGGCGGATAAGATGGGCTGACAGTGTCGGTAAACTGGAGAGAATTTGTATACTAAAACCTTACCGTCAGTTCGGTCTCGGGAAAGTGATCATTAAAGCGCTAGAGACGATCGCTAAGGAACAAGGAACATCTCAAGTTAAACTGCATGGCCAGATACAGGCAGAAGGTTTTTATAAGAAACTCGGCTATTATGCTGCGTCTGATGTTTTTATGGAAGATGGTATTCCCCATCTTTTAATGAAAAAAGAATTATCTGCTGAACCACTATGA
- a CDS encoding MarR family winged helix-turn-helix transcriptional regulator, with product MREILREIGMIARALDSISNIEFKEFDLTKGQYLYLIRICENPGIIQEKVAEMIKVDRTTAARAIKKLEIQGFIEKKDDDQNKKIKKLHPTKKGRELYPFLKREGDYSNKVALSGFSEEEAEVLHDLLQRVRKNVEIDWDFVKKGNKREY from the coding sequence ATGAGGGAAATTCTTCGGGAAATCGGCATGATTGCAAGAGCGCTCGATTCGATCAGCAATATTGAATTTAAAGAGTTTGACCTTACGAAAGGGCAGTATTTATACCTTATTCGAATCTGTGAAAATCCGGGCATTATCCAGGAAAAAGTGGCGGAAATGATCAAAGTAGACCGTACCACAGCAGCGCGTGCGATCAAAAAATTAGAAATTCAAGGTTTTATTGAAAAAAAAGACGACGATCAGAACAAAAAAATTAAGAAGCTACATCCAACAAAAAAAGGCAGAGAGCTTTATCCCTTTTTGAAAAGGGAGGGGGATTATTCTAACAAAGTAGCTCTATCTGGGTTTTCAGAGGAGGAAGCTGAGGTACTTCATGATCTTCTTCAAAGAGTTAGAAAAAACGTAGAAATCGATTGGGATTTTGTGAAAAAAGGGAACAAAAGAGAGTATTAA
- a CDS encoding PTS sugar transporter codes for MKKIAIIGSSGGNLYNLGGKDPEKLLQEIITQSDAAGLTISAVQFIAAAESMDSIKDTTKAKVFTFDKHGQPAEMFHGLLAEANKAAVELDKDIAQKIRNGQIDGLILMSADPEGTNKQAIEAAVEMKLPIVGTGGTSMAMIGSKGANIIAQSGTTGTTSRTRAISFITSLCKIWGIKYQPVIGASSKNPSAQQGNVFKRINIRGIMVSALPGFIAMAIVLALSQIPGLSGMKEVFDVMIQALPVVVAVIAAKQVSDLDEVSIVSGVIAGILSVNGGIIGGIIGGILAGILVQFLFKKCIQWRFPMTTVNIVAGGFSGLIAGLIVYYLLAPLALQIGDGFKAAIEFAINFNPILAGVVAGLLIWPAILGGIYHAAILPIVLLEMEKTGASFLGAVDMVGLVMVSAGINLANVIAPRDKGEAAAATPGFLINMGFGTFVEAAYPFMFSNKAVFAGAILSAGAGGALVGMFNVRGTAYVPTFTAPLLTNNMAGLIIAMAAALILSFIITIIANKAAGLMRKKDNAVKGKAENPKSYKAE; via the coding sequence ATGAAGAAGATTGCTATTATAGGAAGCAGCGGTGGGAATTTATACAATTTAGGAGGGAAGGATCCCGAAAAGCTGCTGCAGGAGATCATTACACAAAGTGATGCAGCTGGGTTAACCATTTCTGCTGTTCAGTTTATTGCTGCGGCTGAATCGATGGATTCTATTAAAGATACGACTAAAGCAAAAGTATTTACCTTTGATAAACACGGACAGCCAGCTGAAATGTTCCATGGACTTCTTGCAGAAGCCAACAAGGCAGCGGTGGAGCTGGATAAAGATATTGCTCAAAAAATTCGAAACGGGCAGATAGATGGATTAATTTTAATGAGTGCAGATCCAGAGGGAACGAACAAACAGGCCATTGAAGCCGCTGTTGAAATGAAGCTGCCTATTGTCGGTACAGGCGGTACATCCATGGCTATGATCGGTTCAAAAGGAGCCAACATTATAGCGCAGTCGGGAACAACCGGAACAACAAGCCGGACGCGAGCTATTTCTTTTATTACTTCCTTGTGTAAGATATGGGGGATAAAATACCAGCCTGTCATTGGTGCATCTAGTAAAAACCCTTCCGCTCAGCAGGGAAATGTATTTAAAAGGATTAATATTCGCGGAATCATGGTTTCGGCCCTGCCCGGTTTTATTGCAATGGCTATTGTATTGGCCTTGAGCCAGATTCCGGGCCTCTCTGGCATGAAGGAAGTATTCGATGTGATGATTCAGGCACTTCCTGTAGTGGTGGCAGTCATAGCAGCTAAACAAGTTTCTGATTTAGATGAAGTATCCATTGTTTCTGGTGTAATTGCAGGAATTTTATCTGTAAATGGCGGCATTATCGGAGGAATTATTGGCGGTATTTTAGCTGGTATACTCGTTCAGTTTCTTTTTAAAAAATGTATTCAATGGCGCTTTCCAATGACAACCGTCAATATTGTGGCCGGAGGATTTTCAGGATTGATTGCCGGGTTAATAGTGTACTATCTGCTTGCTCCGCTGGCTTTACAGATCGGTGACGGATTCAAAGCTGCTATCGAGTTTGCGATCAATTTCAATCCAATTCTTGCAGGAGTAGTGGCAGGCCTATTAATCTGGCCAGCTATTTTAGGTGGTATTTATCATGCCGCTATTCTGCCTATTGTTTTATTGGAAATGGAAAAAACGGGAGCCAGCTTTTTAGGGGCTGTTGATATGGTAGGACTTGTTATGGTATCTGCTGGAATTAATTTAGCGAATGTGATTGCTCCAAGGGACAAGGGAGAAGCAGCGGCCGCAACTCCAGGTTTTTTGATCAATATGGGATTTGGCACCTTTGTAGAAGCCGCGTATCCTTTTATGTTTTCCAATAAAGCCGTGTTTGCAGGAGCGATTCTTTCAGCAGGGGCAGGGGGGGCCTTGGTTGGTATGTTTAATGTTCGTGGAACAGCTTATGTACCGACCTTTACAGCGCCGCTGTTAACCAATAACATGGCTGGTTTAATTATCGCCATGGCTGCTGCATTGATTTTGTCTTTTATCATAACGATTATCGCCAATAAAGCAGCAGGCTTAATGAGGAAGAAGGATAACGCAGTGAAAGGTAAGGCAGAGAATCCAAAGTCTTATAAAGCAGAATAG